Proteins encoded by one window of Aphidius gifuensis isolate YNYX2018 linkage group LG2, ASM1490517v1, whole genome shotgun sequence:
- the LOC122849994 gene encoding facilitated trehalose transporter Tret1-like isoform X1, whose translation MNILSVKNMPETSRHIDIENIYNTAFVNYRSPSSKYLTALAACMGGFSLGCGLGWSAPSIEILKREQDFGLFYNDLIASSFTLGAAFGVLFVPIIVNIIGKKKMMILPIIPFLIGWLLILFAGSKLQLYIIGRLVTGACGGMFCVATPLYSAEISNENDRGTIGVFFHLLLVIGILFAFCTGFTNSLVWITALNGLTPIIAGITMFFIPESPIFHLLKDNEYSARRALQILRGKDADIEPEISAMKAHVDLMKMKNIGINIFFKKPFRKNIAIAYAMMGMRQLSGINAIIFYAVTIFESTGVDLDPIFQGVVLGIVQVIACCISALLIDKIGRKILMLVSEIVMCICLFILASFFMVKNRYPQIVDEMKWLPLISMSIYTLGFSLGAGPVPWSYMVETFPSKLKGQATASAAFINWFFAFLVTLTFETFAILLGNATILFFFSIICAISALFVALCMFETKDKTLAQIQEALVALHVAELPNNDDNTS comes from the exons atgaatatactGAGTGTTAAAAATATGCCAGAAACTTCGAGACACAttgacattgaaaatatttacaatacagCTTTTGTCAACTACAGAAGTCCAagttcaaaatatttaactgcACTCGCAG cATGTATGGGAGGTTTTTCACTTGGGTGTGGTCTTGGCTGGAGTGCACCGTCAATTGAAATTCTAAAACGTGAACAAGATTTTGGTCTATTTTATAATGACCTGATAGCATCATCATTCACATTGGGTGCTGCATTTGGTGTTTTATTTGTGccaataattgttaatattattggtaaaaaaaaaatgatgatattacCAATAATACCATTTTTAATTGGTTGGTTACTGATACTTTTTGCTGGTTCAAAATTACAACTTTATATTATTGGAAGATTAGTCACTGGTGCATGTGGTGGTATGTTTTGTGTTGCAACTCCATTATATTCAGCTGagatatcaaatgaaaatgatcgag GAACAATTGGAGTTTTCTTCCATTTACTTCTTGTTATTGGCATACTTTTTGCATTTTGTACTGGTTTTACAAATAGTCTTGTTTGGATAACAGCATTGAATGGTTTAACTCCAATAATTGCTGGTATCACAATGTTTTTCATACCAGAAAGtccaatatttcatttattaaaagacaATGAATACTCAGCACGTCGTGCATTACAAATTTTACGAGGAAAAGATGCTGATATTGAACCAGAAATATCAGCAatgaaa GCACATGTTgatttgatgaaaatgaaaaatattggtattaatattttttttaaaaaaccatttagaaaaaatattgcaattgCATATGCAATGATGGGAATGAGACAGTTGAGTGGTATTAATGCTATAATATTTTATGCTGTAACAATATTTGAATCAACTGGAGTTGATCTTGATCCAATTTTTCAAGGTGTTGTACTTGGAATAGTACAAGTTATTGCGTGTTGTATATCAGCTTTACTTATCGACAAG attGGCCGTAAGATATTGATGCTTGTATCGGAAATAGTTATGTGTATTTGTCTTTTTATATTGGCAAGTTTTTTTATGGTTAAAAATAGATATCCacaaattgttgatgaaatgaAATGGTTACCTCTTATTTCAATGAGTATTTATACACTTGGTTTTTCTCTTGGTGCag gTCCAGTACCTTGGTCTTATATGGTTGAAACATTTCCAAGTAAATTAAAAGGTCAAGCAACAGCAAGTGCTGCATTTATCAATTggttttttgcatttttagtCACACTGACATTTGAAACATTTGCAATTCTACTTGGTAAtgcaacaatattattttttttttctataatatgtGCAATAAGTGCACTTTTTGTTGCTCTATGTATGTTTGAAACTAAAGATAAAACACTTGCACAAATTCAAGAAGCTCTTGTTGCACTTCATGTTGCTGAACTTcctaataatgatgataatacttcttaa
- the LOC122849994 gene encoding facilitated trehalose transporter Tret1-like isoform X2 codes for MGGFSLGCGLGWSAPSIEILKREQDFGLFYNDLIASSFTLGAAFGVLFVPIIVNIIGKKKMMILPIIPFLIGWLLILFAGSKLQLYIIGRLVTGACGGMFCVATPLYSAEISNENDRGTIGVFFHLLLVIGILFAFCTGFTNSLVWITALNGLTPIIAGITMFFIPESPIFHLLKDNEYSARRALQILRGKDADIEPEISAMKAHVDLMKMKNIGINIFFKKPFRKNIAIAYAMMGMRQLSGINAIIFYAVTIFESTGVDLDPIFQGVVLGIVQVIACCISALLIDKIGRKILMLVSEIVMCICLFILASFFMVKNRYPQIVDEMKWLPLISMSIYTLGFSLGAGPVPWSYMVETFPSKLKGQATASAAFINWFFAFLVTLTFETFAILLGNATILFFFSIICAISALFVALCMFETKDKTLAQIQEALVALHVAELPNNDDNTS; via the exons ATGGGAGGTTTTTCACTTGGGTGTGGTCTTGGCTGGAGTGCACCGTCAATTGAAATTCTAAAACGTGAACAAGATTTTGGTCTATTTTATAATGACCTGATAGCATCATCATTCACATTGGGTGCTGCATTTGGTGTTTTATTTGTGccaataattgttaatattattggtaaaaaaaaaatgatgatattacCAATAATACCATTTTTAATTGGTTGGTTACTGATACTTTTTGCTGGTTCAAAATTACAACTTTATATTATTGGAAGATTAGTCACTGGTGCATGTGGTGGTATGTTTTGTGTTGCAACTCCATTATATTCAGCTGagatatcaaatgaaaatgatcgag GAACAATTGGAGTTTTCTTCCATTTACTTCTTGTTATTGGCATACTTTTTGCATTTTGTACTGGTTTTACAAATAGTCTTGTTTGGATAACAGCATTGAATGGTTTAACTCCAATAATTGCTGGTATCACAATGTTTTTCATACCAGAAAGtccaatatttcatttattaaaagacaATGAATACTCAGCACGTCGTGCATTACAAATTTTACGAGGAAAAGATGCTGATATTGAACCAGAAATATCAGCAatgaaa GCACATGTTgatttgatgaaaatgaaaaatattggtattaatattttttttaaaaaaccatttagaaaaaatattgcaattgCATATGCAATGATGGGAATGAGACAGTTGAGTGGTATTAATGCTATAATATTTTATGCTGTAACAATATTTGAATCAACTGGAGTTGATCTTGATCCAATTTTTCAAGGTGTTGTACTTGGAATAGTACAAGTTATTGCGTGTTGTATATCAGCTTTACTTATCGACAAG attGGCCGTAAGATATTGATGCTTGTATCGGAAATAGTTATGTGTATTTGTCTTTTTATATTGGCAAGTTTTTTTATGGTTAAAAATAGATATCCacaaattgttgatgaaatgaAATGGTTACCTCTTATTTCAATGAGTATTTATACACTTGGTTTTTCTCTTGGTGCag gTCCAGTACCTTGGTCTTATATGGTTGAAACATTTCCAAGTAAATTAAAAGGTCAAGCAACAGCAAGTGCTGCATTTATCAATTggttttttgcatttttagtCACACTGACATTTGAAACATTTGCAATTCTACTTGGTAAtgcaacaatattattttttttttctataatatgtGCAATAAGTGCACTTTTTGTTGCTCTATGTATGTTTGAAACTAAAGATAAAACACTTGCACAAATTCAAGAAGCTCTTGTTGCACTTCATGTTGCTGAACTTcctaataatgatgataatacttcttaa